ATGGGCCGCATCGTAGAGCCGGTTCAGGGAACGCACTAGTGTACGAGCTTCGGTCCCGTCCGCCAAGTTGGCAAGCTGGGCCAATTTGCGAGAACTTAGGGGTTGCTTGGCGAGGAATAAAATCGCCTCCAACCTCTGCATTCGACGGTTCCGAACGACCGGACCTTTGCCCTTTTTCGGTTGCTGTCGCCGTTTTCTTCGGCAAACCCGGACCAGTTTCTTGCGGGCATTTCTCGAACCACCAGCGCAAGAGGCCAACTGCCCCCAACGACGGGCGGTAAGTCGGTTCATCAGATGGCCAACATGGTGCCGCAAACAGCAGGTCCTTAACCCATAGAAAAAATCGCTAAGTCCTACTTTCTAGCGGAAGCTGTAAGAAGGTCAAATGGTGATAGCATCCGCTTTCGTTGGTCCTGTCCGACCTGCGATTACCAAGACTGTTCCTGATTTGGAGGTTTCGATGGCGATCGAAGTTCCTTTGCTAGGTGTCATGAAGCGCAATTCGGATTTCCCAACCTGGCTCGAAAGCGAACCGATCCCAGTTCCGCTCCTCGGCGGACTACCTTGCACGATCGTCTTGGAACGCTACGAATCGGACGACCAGCCCCAGGACTTTCACGACGCCATCGCCAACCTTTTAGCCGCCACACCTCAGGTATTGCGGGATGTCGAAAAAGAGGTCTACCAGTATTACCTCGACTGCGACTGCAATATCTATAGGGACGAAGAAGACTGGATCGTGATCGAGAAGCCCGAAGATGTCTGGCAGTTTGTCGACCTGGGCAAAGCGGTCTATATCGCTCGCAACCAGATCGGTGACGAAGTCGTCTACGCTTCCATCGAGAACAACTGCGAATGGGAAGACGAACATGGCCTGCAGATCGTGCTCCGCGAAGGATTACGCGTCACGAAACTGGGTCCTTTCGACGGCCATCTGACCAACAGCGACGCCGTCGGCGAGCCCGATGTCATCTATTCGCGGGTCGGATGGCATGACGACGAGACCGATTAAAGATAACGTTGGACGCCTATGTACTCGTCGTAAGCGGCTCGCTCCGCCTCAGGCATTCGTTCCCGTTGATAGCGAATCGAAAAGCCCCCGTGCAGGTTGCCGTCGTCGTTGACCATCCAGTCGATTACCTCGTCCGGCGTTACCACGGCCTCGTCGCCGACTTCGACCGAGGTAACCTGCTCCGGCACTTCAAAGAAAACCGCGGCGAAACCTCGCTCGTCTAGGCGTGTCGAGAATAACCACATGAACGCCGAGAAGTCTCCGTCGGTGAAACGGAACTTGATCATTGCATCCATGCGGTGACTTCCATCGGCCGGCAACATGGCCCGGAACGTGTCGAGCGACTTCTGAGCGTCGATGACCGTTTGCTTGTAGGCGTCGTCATTCGAGTTGATTTGACGAAACTTCGGACCTGGATCGAGGTCTGGCTTCCGATCGAGTTCCCGCCGCAGCATCTGAAAATCGAACCAGCAGTTTTCAGGATCGAGGTCTTCACCTCGCTTCTCCGCCATCGCTTTGGCCCGCGAGGCTTCCATCATGATGCAGGCCGCGTTGTCGCGAATGTTGATCACCTCGTCCGGCGTCAACGGTTCCCCTTTCTTATTCTCGGCCGACAGTAACACCGCCCCCAAAGAAGGAATAAAGACAGGAATCAGCGGTTCTTCGGTTTTATTCATCGAAATTGTCTCTGGCGAAGAAGGGAGAGGTTCGCTCGCAATGTTCGACCATCGCCAGACAAGGCACGCATCTCTGCCGATGTCTGGCGATAGTGGATAGCAGTTTACCGAGCCGATACATGTAGATCAAAAGAGGGAGCTTCCCGTAACCCAAAATGGATTCTTGCATTGGTGGCGGGATACGTCATCCTTGAAGAAGGATGCGTGCACTGTCAGCGATTTCCAACCGCCACTGCGAGCAGGACAACGCGATGAACACCAAGGCTGCGGCCACCGATGCATCTGCTTCGGGAACGCCGCTCGAGAAGCTCTCGCTGGATGAACTCAAGGAACGACTCTCGTGCGACGAAGCGGGTCTTAGCACAGCCGAGGCCCAGGCACGACTCGCCAAAGATGGCTTCAACGAACTGAGCCACGAGGGCGAAACCAACGTCGTCCTCAAGTTCCTTTCTTACTTCTGGGGACCGATTCCCTGGATGATCGAGATCGCCGCGATCCTCTCGGCCGTGGTGCAGCACTGGGCCGACTTCGCGATCATTCTGACACTTCTGCTGGTCAACGCGGTCGTTGGCTTTTGGGAAGAATTTCAAGCGGGCAACGCGATCGCCGCTCTCAAATCGAAACTGGCCCTGATGGCTCGCGCTCGTCGCGATGGCCAGTGGAGCCAGGTCCCCGCACGCGAACTGGTTCCGGGCGATGTCATCCGAATCCGCCTGGGTGACATCACTCCTGCCGATGCCCGTTTGTTGTCAGGCGATCCGATCGACGTCGATCAATCGGCCCTCACCGGCGAGTCGCTCCCGGTCAGCAAGAAGGCAGGCGAGTCGGTCTATTCCGGGTCAATCATTCGTCAGGGAGAGATCGATGCCCTGGTCTATGGCACCGGTTCCAACACCTTCTTTGGTCGGACCGCAAGCCTCGTGCAAACGGCGCACACGACCAGCCATTTTCAGAAAGCGATCTTGAAGATCGGCGACTTTCTGATTGTGGTCGCGGTTGCCTTGGTGGTGGTGATCTTCCTGGCGGCACTCTTCCGCGGCGATGCCTTGGGTGAAACATTGCAATTCGCCTTGGTGCTGACGGTGGCGGCGATCCCGGTCGCCATGCCAACCGTTTTGTCGGTCACGATGGCGGTCGGTGCCCGGCTACTGGCACGCGGACAAGCGATCGTGAGTCGACTCGCCGCGATCGAAGAGCTCGCTGGCATGGACGTGCTTTGCTCCGACAAAACCGGAACCCTGACCAAAAACATCCTGAAGCTGGGCGACCCGTTCTTATTGAATGGAGTGACGATCGACCAGATCTTGAAGGCCGCCGCGCTGGCTTCGCGCGCCGAAGATGAAGATGCAATCGACAAAGCGGTGCTCGAAGGGTCAGGGGAACAGGCCACCGCCAGTCTAGGCGAAGTGGTCCACTTTCAACCGTTCGATCCGGTTCATAAGCGAACCGAGGCTGAAGTTCGCCTGACCGACGGAACGACCATGAAAGTCACCAAAGGAGCGCCGCAAGTCATACTGGCCCTGGCAACCAACGCCGACGTGATTCGCTCGCAATACGAAAGCGCGATCGATGCCTTTGCGTCGCGAGGCTTCCGTGCGTTGGGTGTTGCCCAGACCGATGCCGCCGGCAACTGGAAGGTACTGGGCGTTCTACCTTTGTTCGATCCACCACGCGATGACTCGGCAGCAACGATCACCGAAGCGAAGAAGTTGGGCTGCAAGGTCAAGATGGTGACGGGAGATCAGTTGGCAATCGGCCGAGAGATCGCCGGGCAGCTTAACATCGGGACGCATTTGATCGACGCTAAGATCTTCGAGGACGTCAGCTATCACGATTCGGCTCGCATCGATCAGATGATCGAAGAGGCCGACGGCTTCGCTCAGGTCTATCCGGAACACAAGTATCACATTGTCGACGTGCTACAGCAGCATGGGCACATCGTCGGGATGACCGGCGATGGAGTGAATGACGCTCCCGCCTTGAAGAAGGCAGACTGCGGCATCGCGGTTTCCGGCGCGACCGATGCGGCCCGAGCCGCTGCCGACATCGTGCTGCTTTCGCCAGGCTTATCGGTCGTGATCGATGCGATCTGCGAAGCTCGAAAGATCTTCCAGCGGATGAACAGTTACGCGATCTACCGCATCTCTGAGACCTGTCGCGTGCTGATCTTCATGACGCTTTCGATCCTGGTCTTCAACTTCTATCCGGTCACCGCCGTGATGATCGTGTTGTTGGCACTACTCAACGACGGAGCGATCCTGACGATCGCTTACGATAACGTCCGGCTTCAGCAAGAGCCTGAGAAATGGAACATGCGTCTGGTGCTTGGCATCGCCACCGTGCTGGGACTGGCCGGCGTGGTGGCGTCGTTTGGTTTGTTTTACCTGGCCCAGGAAGTCTATAAGCTCGATCGCGACATCATCCAGTCGCTGATCTATCTGAAGCTTTCCGTGGCAGGGCACTTCACGATCTTCAATACACGCACCCGCGGACCGTTCTGGTCGATCGCTCCGGCGAAAGCGCTGCTATTGGCAACCCTCGGCACCCAAGTCGCCGCAACGCTGATCGCTGGCCTTGGCATCTTCATGGCCCCCATCGGCTGGAAACTAGCCGGTCTGGTCTGGCTCTACGCCCTCGCCGAGTTCCTGATCGTCGACCGCCTGAAACTAATCGCCTACCGAATCTTCGACCACGAAGGAGAGCCGGTCTTTATCAAGCCGACGTCGTCGTGACAGCCGGTTGCGAGTTCCGTAGCATCCTGGCGACATCGGTGGGGTCGCTGCCGAATTGGAATAGGGTGTTGTTGTCGAAGTCGATCACCACGATCTGGGCGAGAGGGGGCATGAGTTCAGCGAAGAAGTCGGCGGGGACTTCGCGGCAGTAGTTCAGTACGGCGTCGCTGAGGTTGAACTCGCGGCGATTCGGCTTCGCTTCGATCCACGAGGTGAACATGAACTGCATGTGAATCAGCAGGTCGGTCGCCACAGCGTTGGGATGCAGGGCAATGAACACGCCGGTAGAAAGCTCTAGCTCGGCGCAATACTGTGGAATGGTATCGGCCAGGTTCCACTTCGAAAACAACTTGTATTGCAGCGAGGTGGTGTCGTCCTCATAGCAAGGCTGCATTCCGGTATCGGCAATTCGCTGGGCGAGTCCATATCGGGCCAAGTCGGCATTACTCACCAGGTGAGCCCACGTCAGGAACCTTCCGCTGGTACTCCCTTCGTAGCTCCAAGATTCCCAGGGAATGTTTTGGACCTGGATCAAGGGAATACCACTGACCGTGAAATGCGAATCCATCACCGGGAGCGCCACTTCAGGCAACGTTTCGTTTTCGTAGAGATGCAAATAACGTTCGGCAGCAACGGCAACCGGCAAGGGAAAGGCATCCCGATCGAGCATCTGACGCAGCAGCAAGTGCTGTCGATGATGCGGGTCCGACTCCAGCATGTGGTGCTGGGTTCGATATTGCAGTTCGTGCACTTCCTTCAAGCAACTCGTCCGGACCGATTCACGAAGCCCGTCCAATGGCTGTTCCAGGAAACGATAAAGCATCGCCAGAGATTCCAACATCTGGTTTTGTAAATCGAACATGGAGTCGTGACTTTCTTCCGAACGAAAAGAGCGTGCTGCCAGCGAAGTAAATGACCAATAGGCAAGGGCAATCGAGCGACTACCCTCCGATGTTGACCAAAGGAAATCCAAGCGTGATCGATCCTCCATGGGCACACATGTCGCCCATCCTAGCGGCCGGCATGCCGCCGATTAGCACCGAGGTCGAGCCCATGGCGATCGTGTCGGGCGGACCGCAACAGACGACCATGTCGCCAACGCGTGCCGCCGGCATGCCACCGATCAACACGGTCGGACAGCCAAGCATGATCGGGCCACCCACATGCGGCACCGGACCGGTCGAAAGCGGACAGGTATGCATGTCGGCAATTCGGGCGGCTGGTGGCATCAGGCTGGGTCCCTTCAGGTCAGAAGTATTCGTGTTGCTTGGACTTGCATAGATTCCGTGAAAACCTAGCTCATACCACAACAACCGACAGCAGACCGATGCAAAATCTTCGCTTTCTCGCCTGATAATCAGTACGATCATCGTTATGCCATCGTTGGAGCATCCCCACGATCCCCATTCGGACGGCATCGCCCCTCTTTAGCCCACTTAGAACCTCGAATTGCAATGACGACCGAATCCGATACGCCAGGATCGAATCGACGCGGCTGGCTCCGTTTCAGCATTCGCGGCGCTCTGGGTGTGGTGACGGTCATCTGTTTGCTGTTCAGCTGGGTCGGGCGAGATGTCGTTCGGCACCGAACCGAACAGCGGGTCGTCGATCAGTTGACGAAGCTCGGCAATACCACCATCAAGTACGACTACGAATTGAAGGCTGGTCCGCAGGCCGCTTTGTCTTCGCCACCTCAGCCGCCTGGCAACCGCCTGATGCGGAAGTGGTTTGGCGATCTGCTTTATGCCCGCGTCTTTCAGGTATCGTTTCGTGTTCCCAGGGCAGAAGTGGACGAGCAGACGAAACTTCTTCCGCAGTTGAATGACTTGCGGGACGTTCGTTTCGATCTCTGCCGTCTCACGGACGAATCGGTCGAGGCACTAGCCAAGAGTCCGCGACTTCGTTTTGTGACGCTTCATCATACGGAGCTCACCCCGCATCAATTCGCGCTGCTCGGCAAATCACGTTCGATCGAACAAGTGACGCTCTCGGCGACCGCGGCCACCGACAACAATCTGCGCTACGTAGCCTCGATGCCAAACGTCAAGCACATTCGCCTGAACATCGCGGCGATCTCGAATGAAGGCCTGGCCGTACTGGCCGAGATGCCCCAGTTGGAACGCTTGGCGTTGGATCATTCGACGGCAATCTCCGACGAAGGGCTCGCTTCGCTGGCAGAGCTTTCCAACATGAAGGCCTTCAGCGCCGACTCGACCTTGCTCACCGATCAGTCGCTGCAAACGATCAGCCGCTGGAAGAATCTGCGGCGGCTCACGATTCATCCGCTGAAGGGGGATCATTCATTTCACGACGCGGGCTGCACGCAACTGGCCCGGCTGACCGAGCTACGGCATCTCGATCTTTCTGGCACGGCAATCACCGATCGTACGATGCCGGTCATCGGATCGCTCAGTCAGCTTGAATCACTGAGCTTAAGACACACGCACCTGACCGACGCCGGGATGGCTCAACTCAAAGATCTAAGGAATCTGAATCAGTTGAACATCAGCGGTACCCAGGTCACCGAGGCCGGACTGAACCACTTGGCGATACTGCCCAACCTGGAAGTCGTCGTCATCAGCGAGGACGTCGCGGTGGGTCGCCGGCGTATCGGCAACGCCGTGGTCGTTCGTCGAGCAGTTCAAGCGAGTTTCTGAAAGCGAAGTGAGATGGAAAATCAACCAACCAAACTACGCTGGTTCAACTTTCGCCTCGCCACCCTGCTGGTTGCGATCGCCGTGATTTGCATCGGCATTGTCTTTCTCGGCAAACCACTTTATCAAGCTCGCGTCGTACGAATTGTCATTGCCGAGTTCAATCAGAGTCATGGCTGGATCAAATTTCAGTCGGAAGGGGAAGGGAAGCCTGCTCATCTGAACAATATCGGAGTCTTGGGGCTGGTCGACGACGAGGTCTTGTTGCTGCTTCCTTCGCTGCCGCAGTTGGAGACGCTTCAGCTTGGGTCGAATGTACTGACGGATGATTCGGCGAAAGCTCTCGGAAAGATCCCAAATCTAAAGCGATTGGTTTTGAGGAATACGCTCGTCACGCCAGCACAAATGGCCTCGATTGCCAGGTCCCCCTCCATTCGTTCGCTTGAAATCGAAGGTCGCACGGCAACGGATGCAAATATCGAACTGTTGGCGAAGTTTCCGAATTTGGAACACGTCAGTATCTGGAACTCAGAAGCCACCGATGCTTCGATCAAAACATTGGCGGGTGCGCCCCACCTGAGCCGGCTAGGCTTTGTGTTAGTTCCCAACATGACCTCGTCGTCACTCGAAAGTCTGGCAACACTGCCTAAGCTGGAAGACTTGACAGTCAAAGGAACCCAACTGAGCGATGAAGGGCTGCGAACGATTGGTCAAATGCAATCACTCCGCTCCCTGGCAATTTCGCCAGGTCCCAAGGAACCGTTCAGCGAAGCAGGACTGAAATCACTGGCTTCGCTGAAGCACCTGACGACCTTCGAGATATTCAACCCCGCCGTAGACGGCCGTTCGATGCCAACCCTTGCGACTTTTCCAGAACTGACAACCCTGGTGTTCGACGGAACGAGCATTCCGCACGAAGATGCCACCGAACATGGCTTCTTTCCTGATCCGAAACATGGGTCTCTGTATACGCGAAAAGCTGAAGACCTTCCGGCCTCACGTGATGATGGATGATCCGACGCCAGACACCGCTTCCAGCCCAACCCGATCGGGCCATCGATGGTTGAGCTTTCGATTGCGGACGATGCTGATTGGAATGACCGTCGCGTGCGTTTTGCTGGGCGGGATCGGCCGCTACTACGTCCGGATGCTGCAACAGGAAGCGGTGGCGGAATCGATTGCGAATCTGGGGGGCAGGGCCTTTTACGAGTACCAGTTTGTCCGGACGCGCGAGTTGCTTCTGGAGGATCCACCCGGTCCGAGTTGGCTTCGGGGTCTGTTTGGGGAGAATCTATTTGCGACCCTCCATTCCGTGGAAGTGAGCGCACGCACTGGTGAAGAAGAGCGAGCCGTCGAAGCGATTCATCTGCTCGAGCAATTGCCTGACCTACAGACGCTAGATCTCGTGAAGGTTCCGCTGGGTCGTTCGGAAGTCGAAGTTCTTGTCGCACTACCGAAGCTTCGCCAATTGACGATCTCCGATTGTCCTATCTCCGACGAAAACTGGCAGCGGTTGATGGCGTCGAGATCGCTGGAAACTGTTTCCCTTTCGTACAAAGACTTACACCCAGCGAAGATCGCCTCGTTGCGATCGCTTCCCAGCCTGCGGGAATTAGAGATCTG
This genomic interval from Bremerella sp. JC817 contains the following:
- a CDS encoding PAAR domain-containing protein, producing MPPAARIADMHTCPLSTGPVPHVGGPIMLGCPTVLIGGMPAARVGDMVVCCGPPDTIAMGSTSVLIGGMPAARMGDMCAHGGSITLGFPLVNIGG
- a CDS encoding DUF2314 domain-containing protein → MNKTEEPLIPVFIPSLGAVLLSAENKKGEPLTPDEVINIRDNAACIMMEASRAKAMAEKRGEDLDPENCWFDFQMLRRELDRKPDLDPGPKFRQINSNDDAYKQTVIDAQKSLDTFRAMLPADGSHRMDAMIKFRFTDGDFSAFMWLFSTRLDERGFAAVFFEVPEQVTSVEVGDEAVVTPDEVIDWMVNDDGNLHGGFSIRYQRERMPEAERAAYDEYIGVQRYL
- a CDS encoding plasma-membrane proton-efflux P-type ATPase, yielding MRALSAISNRHCEQDNAMNTKAAATDASASGTPLEKLSLDELKERLSCDEAGLSTAEAQARLAKDGFNELSHEGETNVVLKFLSYFWGPIPWMIEIAAILSAVVQHWADFAIILTLLLVNAVVGFWEEFQAGNAIAALKSKLALMARARRDGQWSQVPARELVPGDVIRIRLGDITPADARLLSGDPIDVDQSALTGESLPVSKKAGESVYSGSIIRQGEIDALVYGTGSNTFFGRTASLVQTAHTTSHFQKAILKIGDFLIVVAVALVVVIFLAALFRGDALGETLQFALVLTVAAIPVAMPTVLSVTMAVGARLLARGQAIVSRLAAIEELAGMDVLCSDKTGTLTKNILKLGDPFLLNGVTIDQILKAAALASRAEDEDAIDKAVLEGSGEQATASLGEVVHFQPFDPVHKRTEAEVRLTDGTTMKVTKGAPQVILALATNADVIRSQYESAIDAFASRGFRALGVAQTDAAGNWKVLGVLPLFDPPRDDSAATITEAKKLGCKVKMVTGDQLAIGREIAGQLNIGTHLIDAKIFEDVSYHDSARIDQMIEEADGFAQVYPEHKYHIVDVLQQHGHIVGMTGDGVNDAPALKKADCGIAVSGATDAARAAADIVLLSPGLSVVIDAICEARKIFQRMNSYAIYRISETCRVLIFMTLSILVFNFYPVTAVMIVLLALLNDGAILTIAYDNVRLQQEPEKWNMRLVLGIATVLGLAGVVASFGLFYLAQEVYKLDRDIIQSLIYLKLSVAGHFTIFNTRTRGPFWSIAPAKALLLATLGTQVAATLIAGLGIFMAPIGWKLAGLVWLYALAEFLIVDRLKLIAYRIFDHEGEPVFIKPTSS